In a genomic window of Sphingomonas lutea:
- the fabZ gene encoding 3-hydroxyacyl-ACP dehydratase FabZ has protein sequence MDGQTAGSAMGPLDIRRVMAALPHRYPMLLVDRVERIVPDQSITAIKAVSMNEPFFQGHFPGRPIMPGVLIVEALAQAAGVLAVESLGLADSGKLVYFMAIDGAKFRTPVEPGVLLQLDVEFVQKRATVCKFTGRASIDGKLAAEANFTAMIADPPA, from the coding sequence ATGGACGGTCAAACGGCCGGCTCCGCCATGGGCCCGCTCGATATCCGGCGGGTGATGGCGGCGCTGCCGCATCGCTATCCCATGCTGCTGGTCGACCGCGTTGAGCGGATCGTCCCCGACCAATCGATCACCGCGATCAAGGCGGTGAGCATGAACGAGCCGTTCTTCCAGGGGCATTTCCCGGGACGGCCGATCATGCCCGGCGTGCTGATCGTCGAGGCGCTGGCACAGGCGGCGGGCGTGCTTGCGGTGGAATCGCTGGGCCTCGCGGACTCGGGCAAGCTGGTTTATTTCATGGCCATCGACGGCGCGAAATTCCGCACGCCGGTCGAACCGGGCGTGCTCCTCCAACTCGACGTCGAATTCGTCCAGAAGCGCGCTACGGTGTGCAAGTTCACCGGCCGCGCGAGCATCGACGGCAAGCTTGCCGCCGAAGCGAACTTCACGGCGATGATCGCCGATCCGCCAGCCTGA
- a CDS encoding OmpH family outer membrane protein, whose amino-acid sequence MRKILLSAAVAAAALAPAAASAQTIPAAVIAVVNLERVTAECNACKTASAALRSQVTALENRQRALGTPLEAEAKAIQAAVDALKGAQPDAALQARVRAFQQKQQQGSQEIQRQQQQIQRNQAYIQQQVGQKLGPIYQQVMQRRGANLMVETGTTLAAGTSLDVTNDVLAALNTALPTIATTAPAQAAAPGR is encoded by the coding sequence ATGCGGAAAATTCTTCTCTCCGCGGCCGTCGCGGCCGCTGCCCTTGCCCCGGCTGCCGCGTCGGCGCAGACCATTCCGGCCGCGGTGATCGCGGTCGTCAACCTTGAGCGCGTCACGGCCGAATGCAACGCGTGCAAGACCGCTTCGGCCGCGCTGCGGTCGCAAGTGACGGCGCTTGAGAACCGGCAACGCGCGCTGGGCACGCCGCTCGAGGCCGAAGCCAAGGCCATCCAGGCCGCGGTCGATGCGCTGAAGGGCGCGCAGCCCGACGCGGCGCTCCAGGCCCGCGTGCGTGCCTTCCAGCAGAAGCAGCAGCAGGGCTCGCAGGAGATTCAGCGGCAGCAGCAGCAGATCCAGCGCAACCAGGCCTATATCCAGCAGCAGGTCGGCCAGAAGCTCGGCCCAATCTACCAGCAGGTCATGCAGCGCCGTGGCGCCAACTTGATGGTTGAAACGGGCACGACGCTTGCCGCCGGAACGAGCCTCGATGTCACCAACGACGTTCTGGCCGCGCTGAACACGGCGCTGCCGACCATCGCGACCACGGCACCGGCGCAAGCTGCGGCACCGGGCCGTTAA